In the genome of Calliopsis andreniformis isolate RMS-2024a chromosome 10, iyCalAndr_principal, whole genome shotgun sequence, one region contains:
- the LOC143184668 gene encoding CYFIP-related Rac1 interactor B: protein MGKLLSLLARDESTCCTPQKYDVFLDFENAQPSDIERETFEAVQRVLKNSESILEEIQCYKGAGKEIREAISAPTEECQRKAYLTVAPLVAKLKRFYEFSLELERVVPKILGQLCSGNLSPTQHLETQQALVKQLAEILEFVLKFDEHKMKTPAIQNDFSYYRRTLTRASLARQDTAEKDLVVGNELANRMSLFYAHATPMLRVLSHATITFLMDNEDVARENITETLGTMAKVCLRMLENPNLLAQFQREETQLFVLRVMVGLVILYDHVHPQGAFVKGSNVDVKGCVKLLKDQPPCKSEGLLNALRYTTKHLNEENTPKNIKNLLAA from the exons ATGGGCAAGCTTTTGAGTCTCCTGGCTCGAGACGAGTCTACCTGTTGCACCCCACAAAAATATGACGTCTTTCTGGATTTCGAAA ACGCACAACCTTCTGACATAGAACGGGAGACCTTTGAGGCGGTGCAAAGAGTTCTGAAAAATTCAGAATCCATCTTAGAGGAGATTCAGTGTTACAAAGGAGCCGGGAAAGAAATCAGAGAAGCGATTTCGGCGCCGACGGAGGAGTGTCAACGAAAAGCCTATCTGACCGTTGCCCCTCTTGTCGCGAAGTTGAAAAGATTCTATGAATTTTCATTAGAACTGG aaAGGGTGGTACCAAAGATCCTAGGTCAACTATGCTCAGGGAACCTCTCCCCGACTCAACACCTCGAGACACAGCAAGCCTTGGTAAAACAACTGGCAGAGATATTGGAGTTTGTGTTGAAGTTCGATGAACACAAGATGAAAACACCCGCCATTCAGAACGATTTTAGTTACTATCGAAGGACTCTGACCAGGGCATCCCTGGCGAGGCAAGATACAGCCGAGAAGGACCTCGTGGTCGGAAATGAGCTTGCCAACCGAATGTCCTTGTTCTACGCCCACGCGACACCCATGCTTCGCGTTCTGAGTCacgcgaccattactttcttgaTGGAC AACGAAGACGTAGCACGCGAAAATATCACGGAAACGCTTGGTACTATGGCCAAGGTTTGCCTCCGTATGTTAGAAAATCC taatctgttggcgcaattcCAACGCGAGGAGACTCAACTCTTTGTGTTAAGAGTGATGGTGGGATTAGTGATCCTTTATGATCACGTTCATCCCCAAGGTGCCTTTGTTAAAGGTTCGAATGTCGAT GTTAAAGGCTGTGTGAAACTACTAAAGGATCAACCACCCTGCAAGAGTGAGGGACTACTGAACGCTCTTCGTTATACCACCAAACACCTGAACGAGGAGAACACACCGAAGAACATTAAGAACCTCTTAGCGGCATGA